Proteins found in one Diorhabda carinulata isolate Delta chromosome 11, icDioCari1.1, whole genome shotgun sequence genomic segment:
- the LOC130899293 gene encoding radial spoke head protein 9 homolog has protein sequence MNLDDILYSLDASGYFGHVISTEESIILHNSLRILQNENHFKHVYFWGKIFGAEKDYYIAYGYQKDILYGKIFYYSRNCINWGLLPKPTQNGLMLTPLCTTKFQGDPSIIIDILIEKDETLISGKRKQPEIRKLKEEDRLSSTVYLIMDNASIIPRGGIFRSPDGVVVNNLSFEGLPTIEAREWNSFLHFRVPTRKQNTNLLTKDDYNYATDFLDPIDIDIPEGCWMIHITQNEEMVILKSMYWPGLVFFHKLRTPKHGFLYFGHGKNCLDVPFMLSPYFV, from the coding sequence ATGAATCTCGACGATATTTTATACAGTTTAGATGCATCTGGTTATTTCGGTCACGTAATAAGCACAGAAGAAAGTATAATACTTCACAATTCCCTGAGAATTTTACAAAACGAAAATCATTTTAAACACGTTTATTTTTGGGGTAAGATATTTGGTGCTGAAAAAGATTATTACATCGCTTATGGATatcaaaaagatattttgtatggaaaaattttctattatagtAGAAACTGTATCAACTGGGGTTTGTTACCCAAACCGACCCAAAACGGTCTAATGTTAACGCCTTTATGCACGACAAAGTTCCAAGGTGATCCTTCCATAATTATAGACATTCTGATAGAAAAAGATGAAACATTGATCAGTGGTAAAAGAAAACAACCGGAAATAAGAAAGCTCAAAGAAGAAGACAGATTATCTTCTACGGTGTATTTAATAATGGATAATGCGAGTATTATACCGAGAGGTGGTATATTCAGATCACCAGATGGAGTGGTAGTTAACAACTTAAGTTTCGAAGGATTACCAACTATAGAAGCCAGAGAATGGAATTCTTTTCTACATTTCCGCGTTCCTACTAGAAAACAAAATACGAATCTATTAACTAAAGATGATTATAACTACGCCACTGATTTTTTGGATCCTATAGACATCGATATTCCAGAAGGTTGTTGGATGATTCATATTACACAGAATGAGGAAATGGTTATATTGAAATCAATGTACTGGCCGGGTTTGGTGTTTTTTCATAAGTTGAGAACACCGAAGCACGGTTTTTTATATTTCGGACACGGCAAAAATTGTTTAGACGTTCCATTTATGCTTAGTCcttattttgtttag
- the LOC130899294 gene encoding DNA-directed RNA polymerase II subunit RPB11, which yields MNAPPTFESFLLYDGEKKIIREQDTKVPNAAIFTINKEDHTLGNMIRNQLLKDPNVLFAGYKLPHPLEHKFVLRIQTTSEYSPQEALMHAITDLISELSLFEERFKEAIKEKKEGLD from the exons ATGAATGCGCCACCGACCtttgaatcatttttattgtatGATGGAGAAAAGAA GATTATTCGAGAACAAGATACAAAAGTACCAAATGCTGCTATATTTACTATTAACAAAGAAGATCACACGCTTGGTAATATGATAAGGAA CCAACTCTTGAAAGATCCCAATGTATTATTTGCTGGTTATAAATTACCACATCCACTCGAACATAAATTCGTATTAAGGATACAAACAACTTCTGAATATTCACCGCAAGAGGCTTTGATGCACGCTATTACAGACTTAATTTCTGAATTGTCTTTATTTGAGGAACGATTTAag GAAGCcattaaagaaaagaaagaaggaTTGGACTAA
- the LOC130899292 gene encoding mitogen-activated protein kinase ERK-A isoform X1, protein MAEATGAASVNPNAEIVRGQVFEVGPRYTNLAYIGEGAYGMVVSAMDAVTKTKVAIKKISPFEHQTYCQRTLREIKILTRFKHENIIDIRDILRAATIDQMKDVYIVQCLMETDLYKLLKTQRLSNDHICYFLYQILRGLKYIHSANVLHRDLKPSNLLLNTTCDLKICDFGLARVADPEHDHTGFLTEYVATRWYRAPEIMLNSKGYTKSIDIWSVGCILAEMLANRPIFPGKHYLDQLNHILGVLGSPSQDDLDCIINEKARSYLQSLPFKPKVPWVRLYPNADPKALDLLDKMLTFNPHKRIVVEEALAHPYLEQYYDPADEPVAETPFRFDTELDDLPKDHLKRLIFEETLLYKQQQSDPNNRS, encoded by the exons ATGGCGGAAGCCACAGGTGCGGCAAGTGTTAATCCTAATGCCGAAATTGTTAGGGGCCAAGTTTTTGAAGTGGGTCCCCGTTATACAAATTTAGCTTACATTGGAGAAGGAGCTTATGGAATGGTTGT ATCAGCAATGGATGCAGTTACCAAAACAAAAGTGGCAATTAAGAAAATATCTCCTTTTGAGCATCAGACGTATTGTCAAAGGACCCTCAGGGAAATCAAAATACTCACAAGGTTTAAACATGAAAAT ATTATTGATATTAGAGACATACTTCGTGCGGCTACTATTGACCAAATGAAGGATGTATACATTGTACAATGTTTGATGGAGACTGACTTATACAAACTCCTAAAAACTCAG agaCTGAGTAACGATCATATATGTTACTTCCTTTATCAAATTCTCAGAGGTCTGAAATATATACATTCGGCAAATGTACTTCATAGGGATTTAAAACCAAGTAATCTACTTTTAAATACTACCTGTGATCTCAAA ATTTGTGATTTTGGGTTGGCAAGGGTAGCAGATCCAGAACATGATCATACGGGATTCTTAACGGAATATGTAGCTACAAGATGGTACAGAGCACCAGAAATTATGCTTAATTCCAAG ggTTACACAAAATCCATAGATATATGGTCGGTGGGATGTATTTTAGCAGAAATGTTAGCGAATAGGCCGATATTTCCAGGAAAACATTATTTAGATCAATTAAATCACATTCTAGGTGTCCTCGGATCCCCATCACAAGATGATCTAGACTGTATTATTAACGAAAAG GCGAGAAGTTACTTGCAGTCGCTTCCTTTCAAGCCGAAAGTACCTTGGGTGCGATTATATCCCAACGCAGATCCGAAAGCTTTGGATCTCTTAGATAAAATGTTGACCTTCAATCCACACAAGAGAATTGTCGTCGAAGAAGCGTTAGCGCATCCATATCTAGAACAGTATTACGATCCAGCGGATGAG cCTGTTGCAGAGACGCCTTTCCGTTTCGATACAGAACTAGATGATTTGCCAAAAGACCATTTGAAAAGATTAATATTCGAAGAGACTTTACTCTATAAACAACAACAATCGGATCCAAACAATAGGTCATAG
- the LOC130899292 gene encoding mitogen-activated protein kinase ERK-A isoform X2, translated as MAEATGAASVNPNAEIVRGQVFEVGPRYTNLAYIGEGAYGMVVSAMDAVTKTKVAIKKISPFEHQTYCQRTLREIKILTRFKHENIIDIRDILRAATIDQMKDVYIVQCLMETDLYKLLKTQRLSNDHICYFLYQILRGLKYIHSANVLHRDLKPSNLLLNTTCDLKICDFGLARVADPEHDHTGFLTEYVATRWYRAPEIMLNSKGYTKSIDIWSVGCILAEMLANRPIFPGKHYLDQLNHILGVLGSPSQDDLDCIINEKARSYLQSLPFKPKVPWVRLYPNADPKALDLLDKMLTFNPHKRIVVEEALAHPYLEQYYDPADEVRKYVDNHRKW; from the exons ATGGCGGAAGCCACAGGTGCGGCAAGTGTTAATCCTAATGCCGAAATTGTTAGGGGCCAAGTTTTTGAAGTGGGTCCCCGTTATACAAATTTAGCTTACATTGGAGAAGGAGCTTATGGAATGGTTGT ATCAGCAATGGATGCAGTTACCAAAACAAAAGTGGCAATTAAGAAAATATCTCCTTTTGAGCATCAGACGTATTGTCAAAGGACCCTCAGGGAAATCAAAATACTCACAAGGTTTAAACATGAAAAT ATTATTGATATTAGAGACATACTTCGTGCGGCTACTATTGACCAAATGAAGGATGTATACATTGTACAATGTTTGATGGAGACTGACTTATACAAACTCCTAAAAACTCAG agaCTGAGTAACGATCATATATGTTACTTCCTTTATCAAATTCTCAGAGGTCTGAAATATATACATTCGGCAAATGTACTTCATAGGGATTTAAAACCAAGTAATCTACTTTTAAATACTACCTGTGATCTCAAA ATTTGTGATTTTGGGTTGGCAAGGGTAGCAGATCCAGAACATGATCATACGGGATTCTTAACGGAATATGTAGCTACAAGATGGTACAGAGCACCAGAAATTATGCTTAATTCCAAG ggTTACACAAAATCCATAGATATATGGTCGGTGGGATGTATTTTAGCAGAAATGTTAGCGAATAGGCCGATATTTCCAGGAAAACATTATTTAGATCAATTAAATCACATTCTAGGTGTCCTCGGATCCCCATCACAAGATGATCTAGACTGTATTATTAACGAAAAG GCGAGAAGTTACTTGCAGTCGCTTCCTTTCAAGCCGAAAGTACCTTGGGTGCGATTATATCCCAACGCAGATCCGAAAGCTTTGGATCTCTTAGATAAAATGTTGACCTTCAATCCACACAAGAGAATTGTCGTCGAAGAAGCGTTAGCGCATCCATATCTAGAACAGTATTACGATCCAGCGGATGAGGTGagaaaatatgttgataatCACAGGAAATGGTGA